A genome region from Persephonella sp. includes the following:
- a CDS encoding nitrite reductase — protein sequence MRAKKLAGGLISAALLTGTVALTVNTASADEGVPKLTPEEMKKASQIYFDRCAGCHGMLRKGATGPALTPENLKKQGLNIEAIKNFIYYGTPGGMPDWGKQGVLTKDEIDLMARFLLNPPPNPPLLSWKKINDSWKVYVPVNKRPKKPANPNWKNFFGVILRDVGKVAIIDGTTKKLLNIVDTGFAVHILRTSASGRYMYSIGRDGKATVIDMWMKKPDKVAEVKVCYDARSIDTSKYHGYEDKYAVVGCYWPPSFVILDGKTLKPITRHATSDYYYDTKDFVREARVASIVASHYDPLWILNIKEAGQVWLVDYSKVDKGTVSIDMIDAERYLHDGGWDLSKRYFLVAANMRNKIVVVDTKEKKLAAIVKVGTKPHPGRGANINHPKYGPIWCTGHIGENRIACIGTDPQKHPQYAWKVVQWIKMPGEGGGNLFIKTHPKAKWLLADRPLNPDKNLQRSIFVYDKYSFKLVKTLKVPDGIPGRAVHEEFNKDGSEFWISVWGRKDQPTAILVYDAKTLKLKKVIKGDWVRTPTGKFNVYNTMNDIY from the coding sequence ATGAGGGCAAAAAAACTTGCAGGCGGGCTTATAAGTGCTGCTCTCCTTACCGGAACAGTAGCACTAACCGTTAATACCGCCTCAGCAGATGAAGGAGTCCCAAAACTTACACCTGAAGAAATGAAAAAGGCATCCCAGATTTACTTTGACAGATGTGCTGGATGTCACGGAATGCTTAGAAAAGGAGCTACTGGACCTGCTTTGACCCCGGAAAATTTGAAAAAACAAGGTTTAAACATTGAAGCAATTAAAAACTTCATCTATTACGGAACACCTGGTGGAATGCCAGATTGGGGTAAACAAGGGGTTCTTACAAAAGATGAAATTGACCTGATGGCAAGATTTCTACTTAATCCACCACCAAATCCACCATTACTTTCATGGAAAAAGATTAATGATTCCTGGAAAGTATATGTTCCAGTAAATAAAAGACCTAAAAAACCAGCTAATCCTAACTGGAAAAACTTCTTTGGTGTGATTCTCAGGGATGTAGGTAAAGTAGCTATCATAGATGGAACAACTAAAAAACTATTAAACATTGTTGACACAGGATTTGCTGTTCATATTCTCAGAACATCTGCTTCTGGAAGATATATGTATTCAATAGGTAGAGATGGTAAGGCTACAGTTATTGATATGTGGATGAAAAAACCTGACAAGGTTGCAGAAGTTAAAGTGTGTTATGATGCACGTTCAATAGATACAAGTAAATATCACGGATACGAAGACAAATATGCTGTCGTTGGTTGTTACTGGCCACCATCATTTGTAATACTTGATGGAAAAACATTAAAACCAATCACAAGGCATGCAACAAGTGATTACTACTACGATACAAAAGACTTTGTTAGAGAAGCACGTGTTGCTTCAATTGTTGCATCTCACTATGACCCATTATGGATACTTAACATCAAAGAGGCTGGACAGGTATGGCTTGTTGATTACTCCAAAGTTGATAAAGGAACTGTAAGTATTGATATGATTGATGCAGAAAGATACCTCCACGATGGTGGTTGGGACTTGTCCAAGAGATACTTCCTTGTTGCTGCTAACATGAGAAACAAAATAGTAGTTGTTGATACAAAAGAGAAAAAATTAGCAGCAATTGTTAAAGTCGGAACAAAACCTCACCCAGGAAGAGGAGCAAACATAAACCATCCTAAATATGGACCAATCTGGTGCACAGGTCATATCGGGGAAAACAGAATCGCATGTATTGGAACAGACCCACAAAAACATCCCCAGTATGCATGGAAAGTTGTCCAGTGGATTAAAATGCCTGGAGAAGGTGGAGGTAATCTCTTTATCAAAACACATCCAAAAGCTAAATGGTTATTGGCTGATAGACCACTTAACCCAGACAAAAATCTCCAAAGAAGCATATTCGTATATGACAAATACTCCTTCAAACTGGTTAAAACTCTGAAAGTGCCTGATGGTATCCCAGGAAGAGCTGTTCATGAAGAGTTCAACAAAGACGGTTCAGAGTTCTGGATTTCTGTATGGGGTAGAAAAGACCAACCTACAGCGATACTGGTTTATGATGCTAAAACACTCAAACTGAAAAAAGTTATTAAAGGCGATTGGGTAAGAACACCAACAGGTAAATTTAACGTATACAACACAATGAATGATATCTATTAA
- a CDS encoding PAS domain-containing protein — MDKTFDMFWETEVPENQLIISRTDLRGVITYVNETFAEISGYKPEELIGKPHNIIRHPDMPKSVFKELWDTIKQGKTWQGYVKNLRKDKGYYWVHATISGVYKDGELVEFKSMRAPVPREKKKEMQNLYDKMREEEGGPVRVVMYLPKKVYDRLEELSKELGISGEEVIEKLLENWQT; from the coding sequence ATGGATAAGACTTTTGATATGTTCTGGGAAACGGAGGTTCCTGAGAACCAGCTGATAATTTCCAGAACAGACCTGAGGGGAGTTATTACCTATGTTAATGAAACATTTGCTGAAATTTCCGGATATAAACCTGAGGAACTTATAGGAAAACCTCATAACATAATAAGACATCCTGATATGCCTAAGTCTGTTTTTAAGGAGTTGTGGGATACTATCAAACAGGGAAAAACATGGCAGGGCTATGTAAAAAATCTCCGTAAAGATAAAGGATACTACTGGGTTCATGCCACAATATCTGGAGTTTACAAGGATGGCGAACTTGTTGAATTCAAATCTATGAGAGCACCAGTTCCAAGAGAGAAGAAAAAAGAAATGCAAAACTTATACGACAAGATGAGGGAAGAAGAAGGAGGGCCAGTCAGAGTGGTTATGTATTTGCCTAAAAAAGTTTACGACCGTCTTGAAGAATTATCTAAAGAATTAGGCATATCAGGTGAAGAAGTAATAGAAAAACTCTTAGAAAACTGGCAAACATAA
- a CDS encoding chaperone NapD gives MNISSAVVVTEPEHVEEVIKELEESGLCEVYFHDKEKGKIIIIIEGEDVNEETFKLRQIQLIPNVLAANMVYSYSEEEWESAAEYLQKLSNDVPEILNDENVRAEDIVYKGHIKGYIS, from the coding sequence ATGAATATCTCAAGTGCAGTAGTAGTTACCGAACCGGAACATGTAGAGGAAGTTATTAAAGAATTAGAAGAAAGTGGGCTTTGTGAAGTCTATTTTCATGATAAAGAAAAAGGGAAAATCATTATCATCATAGAAGGAGAGGATGTTAATGAAGAAACATTTAAACTAAGACAAATTCAATTAATTCCTAATGTTCTTGCAGCCAATATGGTTTATTCATATTCTGAGGAAGAATGGGAAAGTGCTGCAGAGTATCTGCAAAAGCTAAGCAATGATGTTCCTGAAATTCTCAATGATGAAAATGTAAGAGCAGAAGATATTGTTTATAAAGGTCATATTAAGGGATATATCAGTTAG
- a CDS encoding ferredoxin-type protein NapF has translation MSRNMDRRGFLKALPFIPRATVEEIKNPSTEEEKNIIRPPYTLPDTDFSVCSQCDGKCILACEEKILYRLQDGSPHIVFSTKGCTFCKKCAENCEYDVLSLENPEKIHAFFTIEKNSCLAWHGTMCFSCKEPCLDNAIIFHGLFNPEINLNQCSGCGFCLNSCPVGAIKVYPLKIENDEEDIS, from the coding sequence ATGTCCAGGAATATGGACAGGAGGGGCTTTTTAAAAGCCCTTCCTTTTATTCCTAGAGCAACTGTAGAAGAAATAAAAAATCCATCTACAGAAGAAGAAAAAAATATTATAAGACCTCCTTATACTTTACCTGATACAGATTTTTCAGTATGTTCCCAGTGTGACGGAAAATGTATTCTGGCCTGTGAAGAAAAAATTCTATACAGATTGCAGGATGGTTCTCCTCATATAGTTTTCTCAACCAAAGGTTGCACATTTTGTAAAAAGTGTGCAGAAAACTGCGAATATGATGTTTTATCTTTAGAAAACCCTGAAAAAATCCATGCATTTTTTACTATAGAAAAAAATTCTTGCCTTGCATGGCATGGAACAATGTGTTTTTCCTGTAAAGAACCCTGCCTTGATAATGCAATTATATTCCATGGATTATTTAACCCAGAAATTAACTTAAATCAATGCTCAGGATGTGGATTTTGCTTAAATTCATGTCCAGTAGGAGCAATAAAAGTTTATCCATTAAAAATAGAAAATGATGAAGAAGATATTTCTTAG
- a CDS encoding nitrate reductase cytochrome c-type subunit: MLKKKLVKLMAIPAMGISIALIGCQAKGTASAPKGKAISSEELSYRHLPLNVNAAPPPVEFPKAPPGQAKRFQRAYENAPPMIPHSVEGLLPITKDHNACLGCHNPKVAKSIGATPVSPTHFIDFFQLIKGKVVKLNKLDPARWNCVQCHAPQANAKPLVKNTFRPDYRNPETKKKTILYKNVFEGVY; this comes from the coding sequence ATGCTTAAGAAAAAATTAGTAAAGCTGATGGCTATCCCAGCAATGGGAATATCTATAGCATTAATTGGCTGTCAAGCAAAAGGAACAGCTTCAGCACCAAAGGGAAAAGCAATATCTTCAGAAGAGTTGTCATATAGGCATTTACCTCTTAATGTAAACGCAGCTCCACCGCCTGTTGAGTTTCCAAAAGCACCTCCGGGACAGGCGAAAAGATTTCAAAGGGCATATGAAAACGCTCCTCCAATGATCCCACACAGCGTAGAAGGATTACTCCCAATTACAAAAGACCATAATGCATGTCTTGGATGTCATAACCCAAAAGTTGCAAAAAGCATAGGAGCTACACCTGTTTCTCCAACACACTTTATAGATTTCTTCCAGCTTATAAAAGGAAAAGTAGTAAAACTAAACAAACTTGATCCTGCAAGATGGAACTGTGTCCAGTGTCACGCACCACAGGCAAATGCAAAACCACTTGTTAAAAACACATTTAGACCTGATTACAGAAATCCAGAAACCAAAAAGAAAACAATACTATACAAAAACGTATTCGAGGGAGTTTATTAA
- the napH gene encoding quinol dehydrogenase ferredoxin subunit NapH yields the protein MNSLYKYRFLIARRIVQISILLLYIAGNVYGWKILQGNLSASKLFDVIPLADPYAVLQLFASGALLATDVIIGALLILFFYMFIGGRAFCSWVCPINMITDLANWIRVKTGIHREEWQLRLSRKVRYWVLGLSLIVSFIVGAPAFELISPISMLHRGLIFGMGFGWVAVLGVFLFDLFATKNGWCGHVCPLGGFFSLVTKPSAIRVKHDADKCTLCMNCKNICPEKQVLWMIGKESVFVSSGECINCGRCIEVCNDDALNFGFRYKPNKEEKNNA from the coding sequence ATGAATAGTTTATACAAATACAGATTCTTAATAGCCAGGAGAATAGTGCAAATATCAATATTACTACTGTATATTGCTGGTAATGTTTATGGCTGGAAAATACTGCAAGGAAATTTAAGTGCCTCTAAACTATTTGATGTTATACCACTTGCTGATCCTTATGCAGTCCTTCAGCTATTTGCAAGTGGAGCTTTACTGGCAACAGATGTAATTATTGGAGCCTTGTTAATCTTATTCTTTTATATGTTTATTGGAGGTAGAGCTTTCTGTAGTTGGGTTTGTCCCATCAATATGATTACAGACCTTGCAAATTGGATACGGGTCAAAACAGGAATTCATAGGGAAGAATGGCAGCTGAGATTGTCAAGGAAAGTGAGATACTGGGTGCTTGGTTTAAGTTTGATAGTTTCCTTTATTGTTGGAGCACCTGCATTTGAACTTATAAGCCCTATATCTATGCTACATAGAGGACTGATTTTTGGAATGGGATTTGGATGGGTTGCTGTCTTAGGGGTATTCCTGTTTGACTTATTCGCTACCAAAAATGGTTGGTGTGGCCATGTATGTCCATTAGGTGGCTTTTTCTCACTGGTAACTAAACCTTCCGCTATTAGAGTTAAACATGATGCAGACAAATGCACACTTTGTATGAATTGTAAAAATATATGTCCAGAAAAACAGGTTCTCTGGATGATAGGAAAGGAAAGTGTGTTTGTTTCATCAGGAGAATGTATCAACTGCGGAAGATGTATAGAAGTATGTAATGATGATGCACTTAACTTTGGTTTTAGATACAAACCAAATAAGGAGGAGAAGAACAATGCTTAA